The following coding sequences lie in one Sinorhizobium fredii USDA 257 genomic window:
- a CDS encoding TfoX/Sxy family protein — translation MRDLGLEELIRQELGERPGLSEKPMFGGLAFLVNGNLVSGAREDGMLVRLGKGNDGWALALPGIAPMVMGERRMHGWVRAGAEAYGDDALRRRLLDAALGYVLSLPPK, via the coding sequence GGAACTCGGCGAGCGGCCGGGGCTCTCCGAAAAGCCGATGTTCGGCGGCCTGGCGTTTCTCGTGAACGGCAATCTCGTCTCCGGCGCCCGGGAGGACGGGATGCTGGTGAGGCTCGGCAAGGGCAATGACGGCTGGGCCCTGGCCCTCCCGGGCATTGCTCCGATGGTGATGGGCGAGCGTCGAATGCATGGCTGGGTGCGCGCAGGTGCCGAGGCCTATGGCGACGATGCCCTGAGGAGACGCCTGCTGGATGCGGCGCTCGGCTATGTGCTCTCGCTGCCGCCGAAGTGA